The genomic DNA CTCAGGCCCGTATCTGTGCAGCTGAACAGCCCCTATGTTCCCTATCACGGGCACATCTGGAGCAAGTTCTCTGACGACCGAGAATGTATCCTCGAGATCGGGATGCTCAAGCGCAGCACGCTGCGATCCGACTCCGATCGCAATGCCGGTCTCCTGAGCCGCTGTGGCAAGGTTCGCGTTGATCTCCCTCGCATCCGGATGGCCACCTGTCATGGCGCTTATTATCAGCGGCGCGGAGAGCCTCCTGTTGAGAAATGTGCATTCTGTACACACATCAGACTCGTCGATCTCGGGTAGGGCTCTGTGCAGGAGAATCAGATCATCAAACGGCCTGTATTTTGAGACGACCTCCTTCTTCAGGCATATCTCTATATGTTCAAGCTTCCTGCGAACAGTCTCCATGCTATCTACCTGTGATGAGGGTGCCGAGACTCTCTCCTGAGAGTGCACGTCTGACATTTCCAGCCACGCCTGCGTTGAATATCCTGGAGTCTATGCCGATCCCCGCGAGCTCCACAAGCTCTGCGAGCTTTCCGCGCATGCCCCCCGTCACATCAACTCCTTTTGCTGGCAGAAGATGGGATTCGAGAGAATGCATATCATTGGGTGTTATGCAGCTGAGAACTCTTCCATCAATCATGACGCCGTCCACATCAGTGCCCATCGCGACCATCCCAGCTCCAAGAGTTCTCGCCATATAAGACACAAGCTGGTCTCCGGAGACTATGCCAGCGCCTTTGGACAGATCCATCGCGACATCACCGTGGAGCACAGGAACCACATCGCGCCTGAGCATCTCTGTGATCACTTCTGTGCTCATGTGATGAATCCTGCCATCCCTGAGAACCACAGAGCTCAGGGGATGGAGGGGCAGTGCATCTACCCCGGCATCGTGCAGCGCTTCGACCACGATTCTGTTGAGATCCGAGACGGAGAGGTGTGTCTTCAGCAGACCCTCTCCGCTGAACCTCTCAGGGAGCCCGAAATTTTTTGCATGAATGTGGCCAAACGACCCAGCGCCATGGACGACGATGAGATTCTCGATTCCCGATATCTCATGAGCGATCCGTGATATCTGGTCCAGCCTGGCTGTGGCCAGCCTGCTCTTATCTGTGATTATGCTCCCGCCAAGCTTCAGTATCTTAAGCATAACTCAATCTTCTACAGTAACACCATTGCAGCCGGTCCTTACCACAAATGCCCTGCCCCTCGCCTGGGTTATCGCGGTGATGGCTCTCGAGCACATCCCCTCTTTTGGAAGAGCTATCATGCAGCCACCTCCGCCGGCGCCTGTCAGCTTCGCTCCCAGCGCCATTCCAGCGCCCCGAGCAGCGTAGACGAGCTCGCTCAGCTCCCTCGTCCCGACCCCGATCGCCTCAAGAAGGCCGTGGTTTATGTTCATGAGCCTCCCGAGCTCCTTGAGATCCAGATCCTTTATGCACGGCACAGCCTTTCTGGATATAACGCCCATAGCTTTGAATATAGGGTCCACGATTTCCGGATACCTCGACCTCAGCTCCTGGACCCGAGCGACCTCAGCTCTTGTATCATGCGGGACAGAGGTGCAGCCGACGACAAGATCCATCTGAGGCAGATCAAGTGGCGTGACACCATCTGATATCTGTATGTATCCTCCGTATGCAGCAAGCGCTGTGTCCATCGGGCTCCCAAGGCCTCCCTGGACGGTCTTCTCGATCCTGTGGGCCTCTGCCGCGATACTCTTCACCTCCATATCTATGCCCATGTGGTGGCTCAGAGCGGCCAGCGTCGCGACGACAATGGCTGCGGAGGATCCC from Methanothrix thermoacetophila PT includes the following:
- a CDS encoding isopentenyl phosphate kinase — translated: MLKILKLGGSIITDKSRLATARLDQISRIAHEISGIENLIVVHGAGSFGHIHAKNFGLPERFSGEGLLKTHLSVSDLNRIVVEALHDAGVDALPLHPLSSVVLRDGRIHHMSTEVITEMLRRDVVPVLHGDVAMDLSKGAGIVSGDQLVSYMARTLGAGMVAMGTDVDGVMIDGRVLSCITPNDMHSLESHLLPAKGVDVTGGMRGKLAELVELAGIGIDSRIFNAGVAGNVRRALSGESLGTLITGR
- the mvk gene encoding mevalonate kinase, whose translation is MTAASAPGKVILFGEHAVVSGAPALGTAIDLRARVLVEDLPGKTEISIHGLGLRLSGFSVDSDGRVVSLGSSDEAAAAARYVSAVVKALDVRDVRITVSSEIPVASGLGSSAAIVVATLAALSHHMGIDMEVKSIAAEAHRIEKTVQGGLGSPMDTALAAYGGYIQISDGVTPLDLPQMDLVVGCTSVPHDTRAEVARVQELRSRYPEIVDPIFKAMGVISRKAVPCIKDLDLKELGRLMNINHGLLEAIGVGTRELSELVYAARGAGMALGAKLTGAGGGGCMIALPKEGMCSRAITAITQARGRAFVVRTGCNGVTVED